From a single Streptomyces sp. NBC_00377 genomic region:
- the rpmG gene encoding 50S ribosomal protein L33, with translation MAATDVRPKITLACVECKERNYITKKNRRNNPDRLEMKKHCPRCNAHTAHRETR, from the coding sequence GTGGCTGCCACCGACGTCCGCCCGAAGATCACGCTGGCCTGCGTGGAGTGCAAGGAGCGGAACTACATCACCAAGAAGAACCGGCGTAACAACCCGGACCGACTGGAGATGAAGAAGCACTGCCCGCGTTGCAACGCGCACACCGCGCACCGCGAAACGCGATAG
- a CDS encoding TetR/AcrR family transcriptional regulator codes for MVRMSADERRESVVRAAMSEFARGGYHGTSTEVIARRVGVSQPYLFRLFPSKKAIFLAASERCMNDTTRTFAEASVGLEGEEALHAMANAYTKVIAEQPELLMMQMQTYVAVAAAEAEGDEGFGESVRAGWMRLWDVVHLPLGADVDDTTTFMAYGMLVNCLVSMGFPPGHRVWEGLYPSARTKGRLEK; via the coding sequence ATGGTCAGGATGAGCGCAGACGAGCGGCGCGAGAGCGTCGTCCGCGCGGCGATGAGCGAGTTCGCCCGGGGTGGCTACCACGGCACGTCCACCGAGGTGATCGCCAGGCGCGTGGGTGTCTCGCAGCCGTACCTCTTCCGGCTCTTTCCCAGTAAGAAGGCGATCTTCCTCGCGGCTTCCGAGCGCTGCATGAACGACACCACGCGTACGTTCGCGGAGGCGTCCGTGGGGCTGGAGGGTGAAGAGGCCCTGCATGCCATGGCCAACGCTTACACCAAGGTCATCGCGGAGCAGCCCGAGCTGCTGATGATGCAGATGCAGACGTACGTCGCGGTGGCCGCCGCGGAGGCGGAGGGTGACGAGGGGTTCGGCGAGTCCGTGCGGGCCGGGTGGATGCGGCTCTGGGACGTCGTCCATCTGCCCCTCGGCGCCGACGTGGACGACACGACGACCTTCATGGCGTACGGGATGCTCGTCAACTGTCTGGTGTCCATGGGGTTTCCACCCGGACACCGGGTCTGGGAAGGGCTGTATCCGTCGGCCCGGACCAAGGGCCGGCTGGAGAAGTAG
- a CDS encoding AAA family ATPase: MTVVDDTLANLTQERLGSLLAARRAGAITLEAQAEMAVISQSMARSMSPRPPFCVLMAGLPGSGKTTLSRALTDRGFVRLCPDEEMYRRHGVYGVDFPRGTFPTLERPVLEDVADELREHLKAGRDVVVDHGFWTPEDRAKWRGIATDVGAIPVLVYLEASHEELWARISKRNEFHANDPNSIYFSESDLQRYRTRFIPPKVDEPHLLYDGDPAALIATLEASSL; encoded by the coding sequence GTGACCGTCGTGGATGACACGCTCGCGAACCTGACTCAAGAGCGCCTAGGGTCACTTCTTGCGGCCCGCAGGGCCGGCGCAATCACGCTCGAAGCCCAAGCGGAGATGGCCGTCATATCCCAGAGCATGGCAAGGTCGATGTCACCACGCCCACCCTTTTGCGTCTTGATGGCCGGGCTCCCCGGCTCGGGCAAGACCACGCTGTCCCGCGCCCTCACAGACCGCGGGTTTGTGCGACTGTGCCCGGACGAAGAGATGTACCGCCGACACGGGGTGTATGGAGTGGACTTCCCTCGAGGCACCTTCCCCACTCTTGAGCGACCGGTCCTCGAAGACGTGGCGGATGAACTCAGGGAGCATCTCAAGGCCGGGCGCGATGTCGTGGTGGACCACGGCTTCTGGACGCCCGAGGATCGCGCTAAGTGGCGAGGAATCGCCACCGATGTCGGCGCTATCCCCGTGCTCGTGTATCTCGAAGCAAGCCACGAGGAGCTTTGGGCGAGGATCAGCAAGCGCAACGAGTTCCACGCGAATGATCCCAACTCGATCTACTTCTCCGAGAGCGACCTACAGCGGTACCGCACGCGGTTCATTCCCCCGAAGGTCGATGAACCGCACCTGTTGTACGACGGCGACCCGGCTGCTCTAATCGCAACTCTGGAAGCCTCTAGCCTCTGA
- a CDS encoding amidohydrolase family protein, with protein sequence MPDSQPQPPSPSSLPGSSGGPPDPAALLLCGARLTDGRTVDVRLGRGRIEAVGTAGSLTAGPVRGGTRVDLGGYLLLPAPAEPHAHPDTALTADADGPVPYAPEDVQRRATEAALLHLGHGATAMRAHVRVGDVQGLGPLTAVLRAGRSLRGLAELTTVAMPRVLTGAAGADGLAMLRDAVKMGASVVGGCPDLDPDPTGYVETVLEVASEHGCPVDLHTDATDPGRLARLAAMAGGLRPGVTLSPCGGLDQLPTETAARTADQLAAAGVTVVCLPQGGCGAAEHRGAAPVRLLRAAGVRVVAGSGALRDISNPVGRGDPLEAAYLLASHHGLRAEDAYDAVSTSARAALGLPEVRVEAGFPADLLAVRGDRLASVLSLAYSRIVIHQGRVVARTSAVREYRGSATAPDRGLPRQGRGELS encoded by the coding sequence ATGCCCGACAGCCAGCCGCAGCCGCCCTCTCCGTCGTCCTTGCCGGGCTCGTCGGGAGGTCCCCCGGACCCGGCCGCCCTGCTGCTGTGCGGGGCGCGCCTGACGGACGGCCGGACCGTGGACGTACGGCTGGGCCGCGGGCGCATCGAGGCCGTCGGCACGGCCGGCAGTCTGACGGCCGGCCCCGTCCGAGGCGGCACGCGCGTGGACCTCGGCGGCTACCTCCTGCTGCCCGCCCCCGCCGAGCCGCACGCGCATCCCGACACCGCGCTCACGGCCGACGCCGACGGCCCCGTCCCGTACGCCCCCGAGGACGTCCAGCGCCGGGCCACGGAGGCCGCGCTGCTCCACCTGGGTCACGGCGCGACGGCGATGCGCGCGCACGTACGCGTGGGCGACGTCCAGGGCCTCGGCCCGCTGACCGCCGTGCTGCGGGCCGGGCGTTCGCTGCGCGGACTGGCCGAGCTGACGACGGTGGCGATGCCCCGGGTCCTGACGGGGGCGGCCGGGGCGGACGGGCTCGCGATGCTGCGGGACGCGGTGAAGATGGGCGCCTCGGTGGTGGGCGGCTGCCCGGACCTGGACCCCGATCCGACGGGGTACGTGGAGACCGTCCTGGAAGTCGCTTCCGAGCACGGCTGCCCCGTCGACCTGCACACGGACGCCACCGACCCGGGCCGACTCGCCCGCCTCGCCGCGATGGCCGGCGGGCTGCGCCCCGGCGTCACCCTCAGCCCCTGCGGCGGCCTCGACCAGCTCCCCACCGAGACGGCCGCCCGCACCGCCGACCAACTCGCCGCCGCCGGCGTCACGGTGGTCTGCCTCCCCCAGGGCGGCTGCGGAGCCGCCGAGCACCGGGGCGCGGCGCCCGTACGGCTGTTGCGTGCGGCCGGCGTGCGCGTGGTCGCGGGCAGCGGTGCCTTGCGCGACATCTCCAACCCGGTGGGCCGGGGCGACCCCCTGGAGGCCGCCTACCTGCTCGCCTCCCACCACGGCCTGCGCGCCGAGGACGCCTATGACGCCGTGAGCACGTCCGCACGGGCCGCGCTGGGCCTCCCGGAGGTCCGCGTGGAGGCGGGCTTCCCGGCCGACCTGCTGGCGGTCCGCGGCGACCGGCTGGCGAGCGTCCTGTCATTGGCGTACAGCCGGATCGTCATCCACCAGGGCCGCGTGGTGGCCCGCACGAGCGCGGTCCGCGAGTACCGCGGCTCGGCGACCGCCCCGGACCGGGGCCTGCCGCGGCAGGGGCGCGGCGAACTGTCGTAG
- a CDS encoding MaoC family dehydratase N-terminal domain-containing protein, producing the protein MALDQSFVGRTYPPTDPYEVGREKIREFAEAVGDANPAYTDQEAAKALGYADVIAPPTFVFSITFKAAGQVVQDPQLGLDYSRVVHGDQKFAYRRPVRAGDRLTVTSTIEAVKSMAGNDILDIRGEVHDESGEHVVTAWTKLVARAAEPTESVVATDGKA; encoded by the coding sequence ATGGCGCTCGACCAGTCCTTCGTCGGGCGGACCTATCCGCCCACCGACCCCTATGAGGTCGGTCGGGAGAAGATCCGCGAGTTCGCCGAGGCCGTGGGCGACGCCAACCCGGCGTACACCGACCAGGAGGCGGCCAAGGCGCTCGGCTATGCCGATGTGATCGCGCCGCCGACCTTCGTGTTCTCCATCACCTTCAAGGCGGCGGGGCAGGTCGTCCAGGACCCTCAGCTGGGCCTCGACTACAGCCGTGTGGTGCACGGTGACCAGAAGTTCGCCTACCGGCGCCCGGTGCGCGCCGGTGACCGGCTCACGGTCACCTCGACCATCGAGGCGGTCAAGTCCATGGCCGGCAACGACATCCTGGACATCCGGGGTGAGGTCCACGACGAGAGCGGCGAGCATGTCGTGACCGCCTGGACCAAGCTCGTCGCCCGCGCGGCCGAGCCGACGGAATCCGTGGTCGCCACGGACGGGAAGGCGTGA
- a CDS encoding GntR family transcriptional regulator, producing MAGQADNRAPYAKIAAHYTELISSGQLQPGSLLPSIKNLAEEWKVSTATAEKALRKLRNEGLVRGIHGIGTEVLDQPAPMSSGAQRQDRGRRTGSSWGAGERSDSHQAGVVPAPAEVAQALDIRPGSDVIRRSRVYRDRHGIVAHSTSWIPARYGKLIPQLAASERLAGGTSLQLIAQVTGHPISHRIDSASARLITPEYARLLELDPENPPAEPVVVMTAKFVDSEGNIVEYGVDLGGPGRTWRTESEVSP from the coding sequence ATGGCAGGCCAGGCTGACAATCGGGCGCCGTACGCGAAGATTGCCGCCCACTACACCGAGCTGATTTCGTCCGGTCAGCTACAGCCGGGATCACTCTTGCCGAGCATCAAGAACCTCGCGGAAGAGTGGAAAGTGAGCACCGCGACGGCTGAGAAGGCCCTGCGCAAGTTGCGCAACGAGGGTCTTGTCCGAGGGATCCACGGTATCGGGACGGAGGTTCTAGACCAGCCGGCTCCGATGTCTTCGGGCGCCCAGCGTCAGGACCGGGGGCGCCGCACCGGGTCCAGTTGGGGGGCGGGTGAACGGTCCGACTCACATCAGGCCGGCGTAGTGCCCGCGCCCGCCGAAGTAGCCCAGGCGCTGGACATTAGGCCAGGCTCCGATGTGATCCGCCGAAGCAGGGTCTACCGGGACCGGCACGGCATCGTCGCCCACAGCACGTCATGGATTCCCGCCCGTTACGGGAAGTTGATTCCCCAACTGGCGGCGAGTGAGCGCCTGGCAGGGGGAACGTCGCTTCAGCTCATTGCCCAGGTGACTGGCCACCCGATCAGTCACCGCATCGACAGTGCCTCTGCCCGCTTGATCACCCCCGAGTACGCGCGGCTCTTGGAGTTGGATCCCGAAAACCCGCCGGCCGAACCGGTGGTCGTGATGACGGCAAAGTTCGTCGACAGCGAGGGCAACATCGTTGAATACGGCGTGGACCTCGGAGGCCCTGGCCGTACCTGGCGCACGGAATCGGAGGTCTCTCCGTGA
- a CDS encoding SDR family oxidoreductase produces the protein MRIVIAGGHGQIALRLERLLAARGDEVAGIIRTAEQGDDLRAAGAEPVVLDLESASVEEVAEQLRGADAAVFAAGAGPGSAAARKDTVDRGAAVLFADAAVRAGVRRFVVVSSMGADPDHQGDEIFDIYQRAKGEADAYVRGLDSLDWTILRPGALTDDAGTGLVRLEARTGRGPVPRDDVAAVLAELLDSPATSGLTLELISGSAPVPVAVKAVAGN, from the coding sequence ATGCGCATTGTCATCGCTGGTGGTCATGGTCAGATCGCGTTGCGGCTTGAGCGGCTGCTCGCCGCGCGCGGGGACGAGGTCGCGGGGATCATCCGCACGGCCGAACAGGGCGACGACCTGAGGGCGGCCGGGGCCGAACCGGTCGTCCTGGACCTGGAGTCGGCGTCCGTCGAGGAGGTCGCGGAGCAGCTTCGAGGCGCGGACGCGGCCGTGTTCGCGGCGGGCGCGGGCCCGGGCAGCGCGGCGGCCCGTAAGGACACCGTGGACCGGGGCGCGGCAGTGCTGTTCGCGGACGCTGCGGTCCGGGCGGGCGTGCGGCGCTTCGTGGTCGTGTCCTCCATGGGCGCGGACCCTGACCATCAGGGCGATGAGATCTTCGACATCTACCAGCGCGCCAAGGGCGAGGCGGACGCGTACGTGCGGGGCCTGGACTCCCTCGACTGGACGATCCTGCGCCCCGGCGCGCTGACGGACGACGCCGGAACCGGGCTGGTCCGCCTGGAGGCCCGTACGGGCCGCGGTCCCGTCCCGCGCGACGACGTGGCGGCCGTACTGGCCGAGTTGCTGGACAGCCCGGCGACGTCCGGGCTCACCCTGGAGCTCATCAGCGGCTCGGCGCCGGTACCGGTGGCGGTCAAGGCTGTGGCGGGGAACTGA
- a CDS encoding DHA2 family efflux MFS transporter permease subunit, protein MSEQTARRGGAVWALVITSVAGFMAALDNLVVTTALPSIRKDLGGGLGDLEWTVSAYTLTFAVLLMFGAALGDRFGRRRLFLAGLTVFTAASAAAAMAPGIDSLIAARAVQGVGAAVMMPLTLTLLTAAVPAAKRGMAYGIWGAVNGLAVASGPLIGGSLTEHVSWHWIFWLNVPLGLALLPLARLRLAESYGAGAPLDIPGTLLASGGLFGLVYGLVRGPADGWTSPLVLTGLVAGGALLVGFVLHGLRAKNPMLPMRLFRSRAFAGINAASLLMFLGMFGSIFLLSQYMQGVLGYSPTEAGLRMLPWTGMPMLVAPIAGIVSDRIGGRPVVATGLFLQAVGLGWMAAVATVDASYAVQLPGLIVSGIGMALFFAPASSLVMSSVRAHEQGIASGANNALREVGGALGIAVMASIFSAQGGYESGQAFVDGLRPALITGSAVVALAGFAALLIPAGRRAVQAGAEGESEEESLREEESRSAEGSRAAGALESISR, encoded by the coding sequence ATGTCAGAACAGACCGCACGTCGCGGGGGAGCCGTCTGGGCCCTCGTCATCACCAGCGTCGCCGGGTTCATGGCGGCACTCGACAACCTCGTCGTCACCACCGCCCTGCCGTCCATCCGCAAGGATCTCGGCGGTGGGCTGGGCGACCTCGAGTGGACCGTGAGCGCCTATACGCTCACCTTCGCCGTGCTGCTCATGTTCGGCGCCGCGCTCGGTGACCGGTTCGGCCGTCGGCGGCTGTTCCTCGCCGGGCTCACCGTCTTCACCGCCGCCTCCGCAGCAGCGGCCATGGCGCCCGGCATCGACTCCCTGATCGCCGCCCGCGCGGTCCAGGGCGTCGGCGCGGCCGTCATGATGCCGCTGACGCTCACCCTGCTCACCGCCGCCGTGCCGGCCGCGAAACGTGGGATGGCCTACGGCATCTGGGGCGCGGTCAACGGACTCGCGGTCGCCTCTGGGCCGCTCATCGGCGGCAGCCTCACCGAACACGTGTCCTGGCACTGGATCTTCTGGCTGAACGTTCCGCTGGGCCTCGCCCTGCTGCCGCTCGCCCGGCTGCGCCTCGCCGAGTCGTACGGCGCCGGCGCCCCGCTCGACATCCCCGGCACCCTGCTCGCCAGCGGCGGCCTCTTCGGGCTCGTCTACGGCCTGGTGCGCGGACCGGCCGACGGCTGGACCAGCCCGCTCGTGCTGACCGGTCTGGTCGCGGGCGGCGCGCTGCTCGTCGGGTTCGTCCTGCACGGGCTGCGGGCCAAGAACCCGATGCTCCCGATGCGCCTCTTCCGTTCCCGCGCCTTCGCCGGGATCAACGCGGCCAGTCTGCTGATGTTCCTCGGGATGTTCGGCTCGATCTTCCTGCTGAGCCAGTACATGCAGGGCGTTCTCGGCTACTCGCCCACCGAGGCCGGCCTCCGGATGCTGCCCTGGACCGGTATGCCGATGCTCGTCGCGCCGATCGCCGGCATCGTCTCCGACCGCATCGGCGGCCGGCCGGTCGTCGCCACGGGTCTCTTTCTCCAGGCCGTCGGACTGGGGTGGATGGCCGCCGTCGCGACCGTCGACGCCTCCTACGCCGTCCAGCTGCCCGGGCTGATCGTCAGCGGCATCGGCATGGCGCTGTTCTTCGCCCCGGCCTCCAGCCTGGTGATGTCCAGCGTCCGGGCCCACGAGCAGGGGATCGCCTCCGGCGCGAACAACGCGCTGCGGGAGGTCGGTGGCGCCCTCGGTATCGCGGTCATGGCGTCGATCTTCTCGGCGCAGGGCGGGTACGAGTCCGGGCAGGCGTTCGTCGACGGATTGCGGCCGGCGCTGATCACCGGCTCGGCCGTGGTGGCCCTCGCCGGGTTCGCCGCCCTGCTGATACCGGCCGGACGGCGAGCGGTCCAGGCCGGGGCAGAGGGGGAGAGCGAAGAGGAGTCCCTGCGCGAAGAAGAGTCCCGGAGCGCAGAGGGGTCGCGGGCGGCGGGCGCCCTGGAGAGCATCTCCCGCTGA
- a CDS encoding DUF6284 family protein: protein MEHIVTVQVVVTADEYDREPTFAELDAIELESPLILAEVDLLDAQIKALDHPENEVDTRRIRRARNRVLSARRDLTNRTATATAPGGAA, encoded by the coding sequence ATGGAACACATCGTCACTGTTCAGGTGGTTGTTACCGCCGACGAGTACGACCGCGAGCCGACGTTCGCGGAGCTGGACGCGATCGAGCTGGAGTCCCCGCTGATCCTGGCGGAGGTCGACCTGCTCGACGCGCAGATCAAGGCCTTGGACCACCCCGAGAACGAGGTCGACACCCGCCGCATCCGCCGGGCCCGTAACCGGGTCCTGTCCGCCCGCCGGGACCTGACCAACCGCACCGCCACCGCGACCGCGCCGGGTGGTGCGGCGTGA
- a CDS encoding UDP-N-acetylmuramate dehydrogenase, translating to MQELQDAPLAPLTTFRLGGPATRLVTATTDAEVIAAVREADADGTPLLIVGGGSNLVIGDKGFEGTALRIATRGCELLGTKLELAAGEVWSDAVARTVAAGLAGVECLAGIPGSAGATPIQNVGAYGQEVATTITEVIAYDRRAGETVTLTNEECAFSYRHSRFKADPERYVVLRVRFDLEDADGLSTPLKYAETARALGVEPGDRVPLEAARETVLKLRAGKGMVLDPADHDTWSAGSFFTNPILTDADFALFHARVKERLGDGVEPPAYPAGAGRTKTSAAWLIDRAGFTKGYGGGPARISTKHTLALTNRGAATTEDLLALAREVVAGVREAFGVTLVNEPVMVGVGL from the coding sequence GTGCAGGAACTCCAGGACGCCCCGCTCGCCCCGCTGACCACCTTCCGGCTGGGCGGTCCCGCCACCAGGCTGGTGACCGCGACGACCGACGCCGAGGTGATCGCCGCCGTGCGCGAGGCCGACGCCGACGGCACGCCGCTGCTGATCGTGGGCGGTGGCTCGAACCTTGTCATCGGCGACAAGGGCTTCGAGGGCACCGCCCTGCGCATCGCCACGCGCGGCTGCGAACTCCTCGGGACGAAGCTGGAGCTGGCCGCGGGCGAGGTCTGGAGCGACGCCGTCGCCCGCACCGTGGCGGCCGGGCTGGCCGGCGTCGAGTGTCTGGCCGGCATCCCCGGCTCGGCGGGCGCGACTCCGATCCAGAACGTCGGGGCGTACGGTCAGGAGGTCGCCACGACGATCACCGAGGTGATCGCCTACGACCGCCGGGCGGGTGAGACCGTCACGCTCACCAATGAGGAGTGCGCCTTCTCCTACCGTCACAGCCGCTTCAAGGCCGACCCCGAGCGGTATGTCGTCCTGCGCGTCCGGTTCGACCTCGAGGACGCCGACGGGCTGTCGACGCCCCTGAAGTACGCCGAGACGGCACGCGCGCTGGGCGTCGAGCCCGGGGACCGGGTGCCGCTCGAAGCGGCCCGCGAGACCGTGCTGAAGCTGCGCGCCGGTAAGGGCATGGTCCTGGACCCCGCGGACCACGACACCTGGTCGGCCGGTTCCTTCTTCACCAACCCGATCCTCACCGACGCCGACTTCGCCCTGTTCCACGCACGCGTGAAGGAGCGCCTGGGCGACGGCGTGGAGCCGCCCGCCTACCCGGCGGGAGCGGGTCGCACCAAGACCTCCGCGGCCTGGCTGATCGACAGGGCGGGCTTCACCAAGGGGTACGGCGGCGGGCCCGCCCGGATCTCCACCAAGCACACCCTCGCCCTCACCAACCGCGGCGCGGCCACCACGGAGGACCTGCTGGCGCTGGCCCGCGAGGTCGTGGCCGGGGTGCGCGAGGCCTTCGGGGTCACGCTGGTCAACGAGCCGGTGATGGTGGGCGTCGGGCTGTGA
- a CDS encoding adenosine deaminase: MERVRDVSELPKAHLHLHFTGSMRATTVLELADKYGVHLPEALTEALTSGEPPRLRATDERGWFRFQRLYDAARSCVREPEDIQRLVREAAEEDLRDGSGWLEIQVDPTSYAPRLGGLIPALEIILDAVETASRDTGLGMRVVVAANRMKHPLDARTLARLAVRYADRGVVGFGLSNDERRGMARDFDRAFAIAREGGLLSAPHGGELTGPSSVRDCLDDLAATRLGHGVRAAEDPRLLKRLADRGVTCEVCPASNVALGVYEKPEDVPLRTLFEAGVPMALGADDPLLFGSRLAAQYDIARRHHAFTDQELAELARQSVRGSAAPEGVRAKLLAGVDDWLAS; the protein is encoded by the coding sequence ATGGAGCGTGTACGTGATGTCTCTGAGCTGCCGAAGGCCCATCTGCACCTGCACTTCACCGGGTCGATGCGGGCCACCACCGTGCTGGAGCTGGCCGACAAGTACGGCGTGCACCTGCCGGAGGCGCTGACCGAGGCGCTGACCAGCGGGGAGCCGCCGAGACTGCGGGCCACGGACGAACGGGGCTGGTTCCGCTTCCAGCGCCTGTACGACGCGGCCCGGTCGTGTGTGCGGGAGCCGGAGGACATCCAGCGGCTGGTGCGCGAGGCCGCCGAGGAGGACCTGAGGGACGGTTCGGGCTGGCTGGAGATCCAGGTGGACCCGACGTCGTACGCACCCCGGCTGGGCGGGCTCATCCCGGCGCTGGAGATCATCCTCGACGCGGTGGAGACGGCGTCGCGCGACACCGGGCTCGGCATGCGGGTAGTGGTCGCGGCGAACCGGATGAAGCACCCGCTGGACGCCCGCACCCTGGCCCGGCTGGCCGTGCGGTACGCGGACCGCGGAGTGGTCGGTTTCGGGCTGTCGAACGACGAACGCCGGGGCATGGCGAGGGACTTCGACCGGGCGTTCGCGATCGCCCGGGAGGGCGGGCTGCTGTCCGCCCCGCACGGCGGTGAGCTGACCGGCCCGTCGTCCGTCCGCGACTGCCTGGACGACCTGGCCGCGACCCGGCTGGGCCACGGCGTACGCGCGGCCGAGGACCCCCGGCTGCTGAAGAGGCTCGCCGACCGGGGCGTGACCTGCGAGGTGTGCCCCGCGTCGAACGTGGCGCTGGGGGTGTACGAGAAGCCGGAGGACGTTCCGCTGCGGACGCTCTTCGAGGCGGGGGTGCCGATGGCGCTGGGCGCCGACGACCCGCTGCTGTTCGGCTCGCGACTGGCGGCCCAGTACGACATCGCCCGCCGGCACCATGCCTTCACCGACCAGGAGTTGGCGGAACTGGCCCGGCAGTCGGTACGGGGCTCGGCAGCACCGGAGGGGGTCAGGGCGAAGCTGCTGGCGGGCGTGGACGACTGGCTGGCTTCCTGA
- a CDS encoding pyridoxal phosphate-dependent aminotransferase, giving the protein MSAATPPTERRVSARVGAISESATLAVDAKAKALKAAGRPVIGFGAGEPDFPTPDYVVEAAVEACKNPKYHRYTPAGGLPELKAAIAEKTLRDSGYEVDPSQILVTNGGKQAIYNAFAAILDPGDEVIVPAPYWTTYPESIRLAGGVPVEVVADETTGYRVSVEQLEAARTENTKVVLFVSPSNPTGAVYSAEDAEAIGRWAVEHGLWVMTDEIYEHLVYGGAEFTSLPGILPELRDKCVVVNGVAKTYAMTGWRVGWIIGPKDVVKAATNLQSHATSNVSNVAQVAALAAVSGDLSAVEKMREAFDRRRRTMVRMLNEIDGVFCPEPEGAFYAYPSVKGLLGKEIRGRRPQDSVELAALILEESEVAVVPGEAFGTPGYLRLSYALGDEDLVEGVSRIQKLLAEARD; this is encoded by the coding sequence ATGAGCGCTGCAACCCCTCCCACCGAGCGCCGGGTCTCCGCCCGCGTCGGCGCGATCTCCGAGTCCGCGACCCTTGCCGTGGACGCCAAGGCAAAGGCCCTGAAGGCCGCCGGGCGTCCGGTGATCGGCTTCGGCGCCGGCGAGCCCGACTTCCCGACCCCGGACTACGTCGTCGAGGCGGCCGTCGAGGCCTGCAAGAACCCGAAGTACCACCGCTACACACCGGCCGGTGGTCTCCCCGAGCTGAAGGCCGCGATCGCCGAGAAGACGCTGCGTGATTCGGGTTACGAGGTGGACCCCTCGCAGATCCTGGTCACCAACGGCGGCAAGCAGGCCATCTACAACGCCTTCGCCGCGATCCTCGACCCGGGCGACGAGGTCATCGTCCCGGCGCCCTACTGGACGACGTACCCGGAGTCGATCCGGCTGGCCGGCGGTGTCCCGGTGGAGGTCGTGGCCGACGAGACGACGGGTTACCGGGTCTCGGTCGAGCAGCTGGAGGCGGCCCGCACGGAGAACACGAAGGTCGTGCTCTTCGTCTCCCCGTCCAACCCGACGGGCGCGGTCTACAGCGCCGAGGACGCCGAGGCGATCGGCCGCTGGGCCGTCGAGCACGGCCTGTGGGTGATGACGGACGAGATCTACGAGCACCTCGTCTACGGCGGCGCGGAGTTCACCTCGCTGCCGGGGATCCTGCCCGAGCTGCGCGACAAGTGCGTGGTCGTCAACGGCGTCGCCAAGACGTACGCGATGACCGGCTGGCGGGTGGGCTGGATCATCGGCCCCAAGGACGTCGTCAAGGCCGCGACGAACCTCCAGTCGCACGCCACTTCCAACGTCTCCAACGTGGCGCAGGTCGCCGCGCTGGCCGCCGTCTCCGGTGACCTGTCGGCCGTCGAGAAGATGCGTGAGGCGTTCGACCGCCGCCGCAGGACCATGGTGCGGATGCTCAACGAGATCGACGGCGTGTTCTGCCCGGAGCCCGAGGGCGCGTTCTACGCGTACCCCTCGGTGAAGGGGCTGCTCGGCAAGGAGATCCGCGGCAGGCGTCCGCAGGACTCGGTCGAGCTGGCCGCGCTCATCCTGGAGGAGTCCGAGGTCGCGGTCGTCCCGGGCGAGGCCTTCGGCACCCCGGGCTACCTGCGTCTGTCGTACGCGCTGGGTGACGAGGACCTCGTCGAGGGCGTGAGCCGCATCCAGAAGCTGCTGGCGGAGGCCAGGGACTGA
- a CDS encoding MaoC family dehydratase: MTAKIAYDDVEVGTELPARSFPVNRATLVQYAGASGDFNPIHWNEKFAKEVGLPDVIAHGMFTMAEAVRVVTDWTGDPGAVVDYGVRFTKPVVVPNDEQGAVIEVTGKVGAKLDDNTVRVDLTVTSGGLKVLGMSRAVVRLA, encoded by the coding sequence ATGACGGCGAAGATCGCTTACGACGACGTCGAGGTCGGCACCGAACTGCCGGCCCGGTCCTTTCCCGTGAACCGCGCCACACTCGTGCAGTACGCGGGCGCATCCGGGGACTTCAACCCCATCCACTGGAACGAGAAGTTCGCCAAGGAGGTGGGCCTGCCGGACGTCATCGCGCACGGCATGTTCACCATGGCCGAGGCGGTCCGCGTCGTCACCGACTGGACCGGCGACCCGGGCGCGGTGGTCGACTACGGGGTCCGCTTCACCAAGCCCGTCGTCGTCCCGAACGACGAGCAGGGTGCCGTGATCGAGGTCACCGGCAAGGTGGGCGCCAAGCTCGACGACAACACCGTGCGGGTCGACCTGACCGTGACCAGCGGCGGCCTGAAGGTGCTCGGGATGTCCCGGGCGGTCGTACGGCTGGCCTGA